DNA sequence from the Pedobacter schmidteae genome:
CCAGTCCTGCTACGTCATCTTCTAAGTCGGCAACTTCCATTGGCAGCTCTCCGCGTATCTGGCGTATTTTATCAATCTGGGTATGCAGGGTTTGTAATTCGTATAAAGCTTTTAGCTTTTGCTCTACAGTTTGTTCCATTAAATGAAATAATTTATGGGGTTTGTGTTATGCTCCGTTAAACGGATTGCAAAGTTAGGAAATTTTTCTTGAATAATATCTATCAACAAATCAGATGTAAATTGTTCACTCTCAAAGTGTCCGATATCGGCGATCACTATTTTTTCATCTGCATCAAAAAACTCGTGGTATTTAAAATCGGCTGTCACAAACACATCTGCTCCTGCGGCTATGGCTGCATTGAGTAAAAAACTGCCAGAGCCCCCGCAAACCGCTATTTTTCTGACTTTTTTTGGCAAAAGGCGCGTATGTCTGATCACGGTGGCGTCCATATTGTTTTTCAGCATCTTCAAAAAATCAGTACCTTCCATGCCTTCCTCCAGCCAGCCAATCATTCCTGCCCCAACATTGTCCAACTTGTTTTCCAATGCATAAATATCGTAAGCAACCTCTTCATAGGGGTGATGCTCAAATAATGCCAGCATCACTTTTCGTTCGTCCTGAGCCTTAAAAATGGTTTCTATTCTAATTTCGGGCTCCTGATGCTGTATTCCTATTTCTCCCACAAAAGGATCCGAGTCTTCACCGCCCGTAAAAGTGCCAAAGCCCTCGGCATTAAAGCTACATTCACTGTAATTGGCAATATCTCCTGCACCGGCACTAAACAGGGCGTCCCTAAGCATTTCGGCCTGTGCGGTTGGACAAAAAGTAACCAGTTTCTTCAGCACGCCGCTTTTTGGGCTTAGTATTTTTGTGTTTTTCAGGCCCAACCGGCGGCTGATCACCCCGTTTACCCCATGTTGCACATGATCCAGATTGGTATGTATGGCATACAAAGCAATGTTATTTCTGATGGCCTTTAGCACCACCCGCTCTACATAATTTTTGCCGGTAATTTTTTTCAATCCCTTAAAAACAATCGGATGATGGGTAATCACCAGGTTACACTGGTGCAAAATAGCCTCGTCTACCACCTTTTCCAGGCAGTCAAGTGCCACCAATGCGCCATGAACTTCGGCTTCAGGATCGCCCACTATCAGGCCGGAATTGTCGTAATCTTCCTGGTAATTTAATGGCGCAAAGGCCTCCAGGTGCTTTATTAAAACAGATAACTTCATATCCCGTAAATATACGATAGATTTTAATTACTGGATATTGCCCATTTTAACCATTTGCAAACTTTCGAAAACCATTTTCTGGTTGTATTCAAAAGCCAGGCTTTTATGGTTTACCAGGTCTATAATGGTTCCAATAAAACACAATCCGGCGGTAAAGAAATACAAAATACCCATCCCAATCTGTCCTACTAAAAACCTCGATAGCCCAAATACAAAAAAACCGAGTATACAATACAAAATCATATCATCCGGGTTGCGGCGTTTGCTGCTATAAATCATTAAAAATCCCCTCAGCTGTTGTTCGCTAAATCCTGTAGTCGCAGTCTGCAAGTACGAATATTCCTGCGGCGAAATGCCCGGCAGCGACATAAATGGTGAATCAAACATATCCTTCCTCCTTATTTTTTATTTTAATTTTCTTCCAATTCATTTTAATCAACGTTACAATCCTGTAACTTATAATCAGCAGGGCCGGTATCCCAAACCAATGTGCCTTTATACTTGCTGCAACATCTCCCTGCAGTAAGTGTGCTATGGCATGTCCTATGCCACAACCCGGGCACCATTTAAATCCCATATTGGCCAGTGGACAAAGCGTAAAATGTGTTTCATGTCCGCTCACATCTGCTGTTCCCAGCAAAACCAAAGCTGTAATCCAAAAAAACAGCTCAAAAGGTAAATGTTTCCATCTGTTCATCAATCGGGTTAAATATAAGCAATCTACCTTAAATCCCTTATAAAACGGCTCCTGCCAATCCGCTTTTAACTTTAGATCAATGGATTGAAACTTTGTTACATTTAAAGCCCGTCATAAATCTTACATTTGTAAGGTGAACATCCGCGACCTGATCAACAGATATAAAACAGATGAGCGTATTGTAGCATTGGCAAAAGCCCTTAACGCTGGCAAAGGCACCAAACTTCAGCTAAAAGGTTTAGTAGGCTCTTCCGATGCAACAATTGCAATGGCTAGCTATTTCCTTTTACACAAGCCTCAGTTATTTATACTTCCGGATAGGGAAGAAGCCTCTTATTTTTTGGCCGACCTGGAAAGCATCCTGGACAAAGAAGTGCTGCTTTTCCCTTCTTCTTTCCGTAAAGCCTTCGATTTTACCCAGGTAGATACCGCCAATGTACTGGCCCGGGCCGAGGTTTTAAATGAACTGAACCACCATTCCGAATACGGAAAAATTATGGTGTCGTACCCCGAGGCCATTGCCGAAAAGGTAATTGACCGCTCGGTATTGGAAAAAAATACACTCGAAATTAGTTTAAATGCCAAATTGGGCATCGACTTTATCAACGAATTTTTAATCGATTACGACTTTAACCGTACCGATTTTGTATACGAACCGGGGCAGTTTTCTATCCGTGGTGGTATCGTAGATATCTTTTCTTTTTCGCACGACCTGCCGTACCGCATTGAGTTTTTTGGTGACATTGTCGAAAGCATCCGCACTTTTGAAGTAGAAAGTCAGCTTTCGGTAGAAGATGTAAAAACCCTCACCATCATCCCCAATGTACAAAGCAAATACCTTACGGAAAACAACATCAGCATTCTCGATTATATCGAAAAAGACACCCAGCTGTGGTTTAAGGATATAGAATTTACACTCGATATTGTAAAAGGGGGCTATAAAAAAGCGGTTGAGCTTTGGAAAGCACTGCCGGCAAAGGACAAACAGGAAAACCAGGACTGGATAGACCCTAAATTTGCCTTTACGGATGAAAAAATGATGGGAGATATGTTCCATGATTTTGCCGTAGTAGAATTTGGAAAACAGTTTTTTTATAAAACAGATCATGTTTTTCAATTCGAAACCAAGCCTCAGCCTTCCTTTAACAAAGATTTCAGCCTGCTGATTCACAACCTTAAGGAAAATGAAAAACAAGGCATCCACAACTTCATTTTTAGCGCCTCTACTAAACAAACGGAACGTTTGTATGCCATACTGGATGACATTGATAAAACCGCCAAATTTACCCCTGTACATATTCCTTTAAGGGAGGGTTTTGTAGACGGCCAACAAAAACTGGCTTGTTATACCGACCACCAGATTTTTGACCGTTTTTACAAATACAAGCTCAAAAGAGGTTATCAACGCAGTCAGGCCATCACTTTAAAAGAACTGAGGGACCTTAAGCCTGGCGATTTTGTAACCCATATAGACCACGGAATAGGCAAGTATGCCGGCCTGGAAAAAGTAGAGGTGAATGGCAAAACCCAGGAAATGATCAGGCTGGTGTATGCCGATAACGACCTGCTGTATGTCAACATCAACTCCTTAAACCGCATTGCTAAATACAGCGGAAAGGATGGTACCGCACCCAAAATGAACAAGCTGGGTACCGAAGCCTGGGACAAACTAAAAAAAACAACTAAAAAAAAAGTTAAAGACATTGCCCGCGATCTGATTAAGCTATATGCTTTAAGAAAATCGCAGGTAGGAACCGCTTTTAGTCCGGATGGCTACCTGGAAACCGAACTTGAAGCATCTTTCATTTACGAAGATACCCCCGACCAGGAAAAAGCAACCAGCGACGTAAAAAAAGATATGGAAGCTCCACATCCTATGGACCGGCTGGTTTGTGGTGATGTAGGTTTCGGAAAAACAGAAATTGCCATCAGGGCTGCTTTTAAAGCGGCAGCTAACGGAAAACAAGCTGCAGTATTGGTGCCAACCACCATTTTGGCCCTGCAGCACTTTAAAACCTTTTCCAGTCGTTTAAAAGATTTCCCCTGCACAGTTGATTACATCAACCGTTTCAAAACCAATAAACAAATTAAAGATACCCTGGTCAAAGTTGCCGAAGGCAAAGTGGATATCATTATAGGCACCCATCGGTTGCTTAGTAAAGATGTCAAATTCAAGGATCTGGGCATCATGATTATTGATGAAGAGCAAAAGTTCGGTGTAAGCTCTAAAGAAAAATTAAGGGCTTTAAGGGTTAATGTAGATACGCTTACCCTTACAGCGACGCCTATTCCACGTACTTTGCATTTCTCGTTAATGGGTGCACGCGACTTGTCTATCATGAGTACGCCACCACCAAACCGGCAGGCGGTAAATACCGAATTGCATGTTTTTAATGATAAACTGATCCAGGATGCCGTTCAATTTGAGCTGGACAGGGGCGGGCAAGTATTTTTTATCCATAACCGGGTAAATGATTTGCCTCAATTAGGAGGTTTAATACAGCGCCTGGTGCCAAAAGCACGTATTGGTATTGCCCATGGGCAACTGGATGGCGATCAGCTGGAGGATGTGATGCTCGATTTTATCAACGGCGAAAAGGATGTGCTGGTAGCTACCACCATTATTGAGGCCGGTTTGGACATTCCAAATGCCAATACCATCATCATCAATCATGCCCATATGTTTGGGTTGAGCGATTTGCACCAGATGCGGGGCAGGGTAGGCCGATCCAATAAAAAGGCCTTTTGTTACCTGTTAAGCCCTCCTTTATCTACCCTCACTTCGGAAGCCCGAAAACGCCTTAGCGCCATAGAAGAGTTTTCAGACCTCGGGAGCGGCTTTAACATTGCCATGAGGGATTTGGATATCCGCGGGAGCGGAAACCTGTTAGGCGCCGAGCAAAGCGGCTTTATTGCCGAAATAGGCTTCGAAATGTATCATAAAATTTTGGATGAAGCCATACAGGAACTCAAAACCGATGAATTTAAAGATCTGTTTAAAGATGAACCTCTAAGGCCTTTCGTTAATTTTACCCAGATAGATACCGACCTGGAACTTTATATTCCTGATGATTATGTAACCAACATCACCGAAAGGTATAACCTGTACACGGAGCTGTCAAAAATTGAAAATGAAAGCCAGCTGAAGGCTTTTGAACTGTCATTGAAAGACCGCTTTGGTCCTGTGCCGGCACCGGTAAAAACCATGCTCAGCGTATTGAGGTTACAATGGGTGGCCAAAAAACTCGCATTTGAAAAGCTGAGTTTTAAAAAGGGCATATTGCGCGGTTATTTCATTACCGACAAACAATCGGCCTTCTTTGATTCCATCATGTTCAATAAAATATTGCACTTTGCACAGATCCATCCACGTTTATGCAACCTGAAGGAAGTTAAAGACTCGCTCCGCATTGCCTTCGATAACCTGAATACGGTTGATGAGGCCGTAGAAATGTTGGAAATGGTAGTGAATTAAACCTCTTAAAATGAATCCACAGCTGTTACAAGACCTGGTTACCATGCAAATGCCTTTTGGAAAATATAAAGGCAGGGTAATTTGCGACCTCCCCGAATCTTACCTGATCTGGTTTCATAAAGAGGGCTTTCCGCCCGGAAAACTGGGCGAAATGATTGCCACCATGTACGAAATAAGGTTAAACGGCCTGGAATACCTGCTTCAACCCCTCAGAAAAAAATAATTGGCCAAACTGGATAATCATATCCGGACGAAACTATAGCTATAGACGGACAAGACTATGTTGCACTTTTGATTAGTGTAAGTCCATATATAGTCCGTGTATAGTCCATGTATAGTCCGTGTTTTCTCATTAAAATAACGGAGTATACACAGATTTTAAATTGAGTTTGAATGGAAATAGAAACAGGCAGATTGCAAGCCTGTATCCAAACTTTAATAGAGATCTTCAATAAAGCTGTTTAATTCAATATCAGATAGAGATAGGTATAAACTACCGGCGCAGCAATCAAAAGTCCATCAAAACGATCTAAAAAGCCACCATGGCCAGGCAATATGTTGCCAGAGTCTTTCAAATTTAAACTGCGTTTCAACATCGACTCTACCAGATCGCCCAGTGTACCAAAGGAAACCACCAAAACGGCCATTCCGCCCAATACAAAAGGGTTTATTTCTATGAAAAATAAGGAGATAACATAAGAAACTACCACACTGGTGAGCATGCCGCCAAAAAAACCTTCCCAGGACTTTTTAGGCGAATGACGCTCAAATAATCGGGTTTTTCCCAATTTCATTCCAAACAGGTAAGCACCTGTGTCACTTGCCCAAAGCATCAGCAAAAAGGAAAGTGGCAAATGAAAATTATAGGCTCCCTGATGTTGAATAAACCCAAGGGCGTAAAAAAAACAAAATGGCACGGTAACGTATACAAAACCAATAAAAGTGTAGGAAATATTAGAAAACGGAATTTTGTCCTTTTTGTACAACTCACTGATAAATATGGAAAAAATTAAAGGTACAATGAGCAACATATATTTGGTTTCAAATTGCAATAAATGATAACCGGCAACTGTCAAAAATATGATTGCTGCCACAAATAAAGCGATGTTTCGGTGCGGTCTTATCCCGGCAGTTTTAATCATTCCAAAAAATTCAAGCAAGGCGGCAAGACTCAAAATCAGGTAGAAAAAAGTAAAAGTATAGGCCCCTAAAAAAATGGACCCCAGCATCACAATCGTAAAAAAGAAAGCAGTTATTGCTCTTGTTTTCATCAGAATATATTTATGTTGTTAATTGTTAATCCTTTTTCCTGAGCTATCCCCAGCTGCTTTTTTGTGCAGAAACACCCGGTACTTTATTCGGCTTGTTTTTTAAAATACCGGAACAGCAAAACCGTCAGCACTGCACTGATGAGGTAACCATACCAGGCTATATCCATTGTTTTATCAGCTTCTGACAAAGGTATGTTGTTTTTTTGCATATACCATGCCGCACCCACCGCATAAGCGTTATTTATAAAATGGGCAAACATGGCGTACCATAAACTGCCGCTCCAAAAATAAAGATAGCCAAAAGCAGCTCCCAGAAACATGCGTGGTAAAAAACCATAAAATTGCATGTGGATAGCACTGAACACAATGGCCGAAAACCAGATCGCCACATGATGATTTTGAAAATTACGTCCTATGGCGCGCTGTACAGCACCTCTAAACATCAGTTCTTCGGCCACCGCCGGCAACAACGCAATCATTAAAATATTGATGATCAATATGCCGGTATGCTCCATTTTTAAAAGTGCTTTAGTGGTTTCCATTCCCTGATCCTCGGCATCTTTCATCCACTTTTCCAGTGATTTAAAGGCTTCCGGCAACACCATTTTCTGATTCAGCTGGGTAACATATTCCAAAACAGGCATGGCACATACCATCAAACACAATACAATCAGGAGCAAACCTGCATCAGGCTTTTTAAAACCATAAAACCCATTGATTTTTTGTCCTTCGGTTTTGGCCAGTAACAAGGCAGGAATTAAAAAAAGTCCTATCTGCTGTGAAGTCAACATGATCCTTTGGGCGGGTAAATAAACCGGGTTTGTGCCTGATAACCAGCCTAAATCGTTTAAAATACTGCCACCGTATTGTAAATAAACCAGACCAAAACCTATACCCGATGCCACAATAAGGCCTAGTATGGCATAAAAAACCAACATCAGTACCTGAACAAAGGGACTGTTTTCTTCCCTGTTTTTTTGTATGGAGTTCATTATTTGTATAATTTGTACCTTTGTGCCTTTAATTTTGGCTTGAAGATAGAGAAATGTCGGTAAAGATAGGAAATATTGATCTGGGAGAATTCCCTTTATTGCTGGCTCCGATGGAGGATGTAAGCGATCCGCCTTTCCGTTTTGTGTGCAAACAAAGCGGGGTGGATATGATGTACACAGAATTTATTTCATCGGAAGGACTGATCAGGGATGCTGCAAAAAGTAGGGCCAAACTGGATATTTTTGAATACGAAAGACCTATTGGTATTCAGATATTTGGCAGTGAGATTGATCACATGCGGGAAGCTACCGAAATAGCTACCCTGGCAGGGCCGGATTTAATGGACATCAATTACGGTTGCCCGGTGAAACAGGTAGCCTGTAAAGGGGCAGGATCGGCATTACTGCAGGACATCGACAAAATGGTGAAAATGACCGAAGCAGTTGTAAAAGCTACTCATTTGCCCGTAACAGTTAAAACCAGGCTGGGTTGGGATGATACCACAAAAAATGTGGAAGAAGTGGCCGAACGACTGCAGGATATCGGTATTCAGGCCTTGACCATTCATGGCAGAACCCGTGCACAATTATACAAAGGTCAGGCCGACTGGACTTTGATCCGCGAAATTAAAAGGAACCCAAGGATCAAAATTCCCATTTTTGGTAACGGGGATGTAGACAGCATACAAAAAGCGGCCGACTGGCGACTGGAATATGAGGTAGACGGCATCATGATTGGCCGGGCTGCAATCGGATATCCATGGATTTTCAGGGAAATCAGACACTTTTTTAATACCGGAGAAATTATGGCCGGACCAACTATTGAAGAAAGGGTAGCGGTATGCCGGAC
Encoded proteins:
- a CDS encoding Nif3-like dinuclear metal center hexameric protein, yielding MKLSVLIKHLEAFAPLNYQEDYDNSGLIVGDPEAEVHGALVALDCLEKVVDEAILHQCNLVITHHPIVFKGLKKITGKNYVERVVLKAIRNNIALYAIHTNLDHVQHGVNGVISRRLGLKNTKILSPKSGVLKKLVTFCPTAQAEMLRDALFSAGAGDIANYSECSFNAEGFGTFTGGEDSDPFVGEIGIQHQEPEIRIETIFKAQDERKVMLALFEHHPYEEVAYDIYALENKLDNVGAGMIGWLEEGMEGTDFLKMLKNNMDATVIRHTRLLPKKVRKIAVCGGSGSFLLNAAIAAGADVFVTADFKYHEFFDADEKIVIADIGHFESEQFTSDLLIDIIQEKFPNFAIRLTEHNTNPINYFI
- a CDS encoding TM2 domain-containing protein, with amino-acid sequence MFDSPFMSLPGISPQEYSYLQTATTGFSEQQLRGFLMIYSSKRRNPDDMILYCILGFFVFGLSRFLVGQIGMGILYFFTAGLCFIGTIIDLVNHKSLAFEYNQKMVFESLQMVKMGNIQ
- a CDS encoding DUF2752 domain-containing protein; protein product: MNRWKHLPFELFFWITALVLLGTADVSGHETHFTLCPLANMGFKWCPGCGIGHAIAHLLQGDVAASIKAHWFGIPALLIISYRIVTLIKMNWKKIKIKNKEEGYV
- the mfd gene encoding transcription-repair coupling factor, translating into MNIRDLINRYKTDERIVALAKALNAGKGTKLQLKGLVGSSDATIAMASYFLLHKPQLFILPDREEASYFLADLESILDKEVLLFPSSFRKAFDFTQVDTANVLARAEVLNELNHHSEYGKIMVSYPEAIAEKVIDRSVLEKNTLEISLNAKLGIDFINEFLIDYDFNRTDFVYEPGQFSIRGGIVDIFSFSHDLPYRIEFFGDIVESIRTFEVESQLSVEDVKTLTIIPNVQSKYLTENNISILDYIEKDTQLWFKDIEFTLDIVKGGYKKAVELWKALPAKDKQENQDWIDPKFAFTDEKMMGDMFHDFAVVEFGKQFFYKTDHVFQFETKPQPSFNKDFSLLIHNLKENEKQGIHNFIFSASTKQTERLYAILDDIDKTAKFTPVHIPLREGFVDGQQKLACYTDHQIFDRFYKYKLKRGYQRSQAITLKELRDLKPGDFVTHIDHGIGKYAGLEKVEVNGKTQEMIRLVYADNDLLYVNINSLNRIAKYSGKDGTAPKMNKLGTEAWDKLKKTTKKKVKDIARDLIKLYALRKSQVGTAFSPDGYLETELEASFIYEDTPDQEKATSDVKKDMEAPHPMDRLVCGDVGFGKTEIAIRAAFKAAANGKQAAVLVPTTILALQHFKTFSSRLKDFPCTVDYINRFKTNKQIKDTLVKVAEGKVDIIIGTHRLLSKDVKFKDLGIMIIDEEQKFGVSSKEKLRALRVNVDTLTLTATPIPRTLHFSLMGARDLSIMSTPPPNRQAVNTELHVFNDKLIQDAVQFELDRGGQVFFIHNRVNDLPQLGGLIQRLVPKARIGIAHGQLDGDQLEDVMLDFINGEKDVLVATTIIEAGLDIPNANTIIINHAHMFGLSDLHQMRGRVGRSNKKAFCYLLSPPLSTLTSEARKRLSAIEEFSDLGSGFNIAMRDLDIRGSGNLLGAEQSGFIAEIGFEMYHKILDEAIQELKTDEFKDLFKDEPLRPFVNFTQIDTDLELYIPDDYVTNITERYNLYTELSKIENESQLKAFELSLKDRFGPVPAPVKTMLSVLRLQWVAKKLAFEKLSFKKGILRGYFITDKQSAFFDSIMFNKILHFAQIHPRLCNLKEVKDSLRIAFDNLNTVDEAVEMLEMVVN
- a CDS encoding DUF3820 family protein, translated to MNPQLLQDLVTMQMPFGKYKGRVICDLPESYLIWFHKEGFPPGKLGEMIATMYEIRLNGLEYLLQPLRKK
- a CDS encoding phosphatidate cytidylyltransferase translates to MKTRAITAFFFTIVMLGSIFLGAYTFTFFYLILSLAALLEFFGMIKTAGIRPHRNIALFVAAIIFLTVAGYHLLQFETKYMLLIVPLIFSIFISELYKKDKIPFSNISYTFIGFVYVTVPFCFFYALGFIQHQGAYNFHLPLSFLLMLWASDTGAYLFGMKLGKTRLFERHSPKKSWEGFFGGMLTSVVVSYVISLFFIEINPFVLGGMAVLVVSFGTLGDLVESMLKRSLNLKDSGNILPGHGGFLDRFDGLLIAAPVVYTYLYLILN
- a CDS encoding CPBP family intramembrane glutamic endopeptidase, translating into MNSIQKNREENSPFVQVLMLVFYAILGLIVASGIGFGLVYLQYGGSILNDLGWLSGTNPVYLPAQRIMLTSQQIGLFLIPALLLAKTEGQKINGFYGFKKPDAGLLLIVLCLMVCAMPVLEYVTQLNQKMVLPEAFKSLEKWMKDAEDQGMETTKALLKMEHTGILIINILMIALLPAVAEELMFRGAVQRAIGRNFQNHHVAIWFSAIVFSAIHMQFYGFLPRMFLGAAFGYLYFWSGSLWYAMFAHFINNAYAVGAAWYMQKNNIPLSEADKTMDIAWYGYLISAVLTVLLFRYFKKQAE
- the dusB gene encoding tRNA dihydrouridine synthase DusB; amino-acid sequence: MSVKIGNIDLGEFPLLLAPMEDVSDPPFRFVCKQSGVDMMYTEFISSEGLIRDAAKSRAKLDIFEYERPIGIQIFGSEIDHMREATEIATLAGPDLMDINYGCPVKQVACKGAGSALLQDIDKMVKMTEAVVKATHLPVTVKTRLGWDDTTKNVEEVAERLQDIGIQALTIHGRTRAQLYKGQADWTLIREIKRNPRIKIPIFGNGDVDSIQKAADWRLEYEVDGIMIGRAAIGYPWIFREIRHFFNTGEIMAGPTIEERVAVCRTHFEKSIAWKGPRVGIFEMRRHYANYFKGMPDFKTYRMQLVKEDNIETIHSILDEIADKYQHLCPDREMA